The following proteins are co-located in the Paludibaculum fermentans genome:
- a CDS encoding MFS transporter produces the protein MVSQLRWLAIAVFALANALNFMDRQILAALAPQLMREFHITAGGYGDVILVFSLTYALAAPVAGLLIDRLGLPFGASLSVGLWSFAGMATGFTSSLTGLMTTRGLLGLGESGGIPATGKASAIYLPPRERAMGAAVFQIGLTLGAIAAPLAAETISRLYGWRMAFVMLGAFGFLWIPLWIVVSKRVPRLPETKPPSPARAILQDRRYWALLASNVLLMSVYSLWVNWTTVFLVRVHHMPQHEANFQLAWIPPIFATAGGLFGGWLTMRWAGRKADVTPARLRVILCGSLLLLIGALVPFMPTPGLATAFICLSFFACVASSVNIYALPLDLFGAGHAAFAVSGLTSVYGLLQGVFSSGVGRVVDRYGFTPVCLGVAVLPMASWLVLHLALRPKA, from the coding sequence ATGGTCTCCCAACTACGTTGGCTGGCGATCGCCGTCTTCGCGCTGGCTAACGCCCTCAACTTCATGGACCGCCAGATCCTGGCCGCGCTGGCGCCCCAGTTGATGCGCGAGTTCCACATCACCGCCGGCGGCTATGGCGACGTGATCCTCGTCTTCTCGCTCACCTATGCCTTGGCTGCGCCAGTGGCCGGCCTGCTCATCGATCGCCTCGGCCTGCCCTTCGGCGCCTCGCTCTCCGTGGGGCTCTGGTCCTTTGCCGGCATGGCCACCGGCTTCACCAGTTCGCTCACCGGCCTCATGACTACACGCGGACTGCTCGGCTTGGGCGAATCCGGCGGCATCCCGGCCACCGGCAAGGCCTCTGCCATCTACCTGCCGCCCCGCGAACGCGCCATGGGCGCAGCCGTGTTTCAAATCGGACTCACCCTGGGCGCGATCGCCGCCCCCCTGGCCGCCGAAACAATTTCCCGGCTCTACGGTTGGCGCATGGCCTTCGTCATGCTCGGGGCATTTGGATTCCTCTGGATCCCGCTCTGGATCGTCGTCTCGAAGCGCGTGCCCCGCCTGCCCGAAACGAAACCGCCGTCGCCGGCCCGGGCGATCCTGCAAGACCGCCGCTACTGGGCCCTGCTCGCCTCAAACGTCCTCCTCATGTCGGTCTACTCGCTGTGGGTGAACTGGACTACAGTATTCCTCGTGCGCGTTCACCACATGCCGCAGCACGAAGCCAACTTCCAACTCGCCTGGATCCCGCCCATCTTTGCCACGGCCGGCGGCCTCTTCGGCGGTTGGTTGACCATGCGCTGGGCCGGCCGGAAAGCCGATGTGACCCCCGCCCGTTTGCGTGTCATCCTCTGCGGCTCGCTGCTGCTGCTGATCGGAGCGTTGGTGCCCTTCATGCCCACCCCGGGCCTTGCCACCGCGTTCATCTGCCTGTCGTTCTTTGCCTGCGTCGCCTCGAGTGTCAACATCTACGCTTTGCCCCTCGACCTCTTTGGAGCGGGTCATGCCGCCTTCGCCGTCTCGGGGCTGACCAGCGTCTACGGTTTGCTGCAAGGCGTCTTTTCGAGTGGGGTCGGCCGCGTGGTCGATCGCTACGGCTTCACTCCGGTCTGCCTCGGAGTCGCCGTGTTGCCCATGGCCTCGTGGCTGGTTCTCCACCTCGCTCTCCGCCCGAAAGCATGA
- a CDS encoding tetratricopeptide repeat protein: MRPRSSLPNPSREGVIADASKRAQVEPRPSGSGGVTAILQPASKLLPLLALLLLTLPLHAAWNESKSGPFIVYTDAGDDRARAALYHLEQFRFIFGEAIGRKELTSVWPITVIVAKPSKNPLPPRIGFTRDGWLVTWPAGTTPPVAWFRQLAVMFIEDNLAGRIPDEYEAAMADLFSTMELKGGKVVLGVPPPQDARTRTWALLQYLLTNPESAVRTKVLLSNLANGAEPDAAFRNAFGKPKAAIDAEVEQYLKTGNFLTVTLPGRPLDQDRAFTFVPMLPSRLRVLPGDELMAQQAPPDKVRIAYQNAQNERPGPLGFEGLGLALLAEKQPEDAKKALHQMALDTENAGTRGLFELGLLEKDKKLLERAATRNPRWAEPYAQLAAMEPGPIRKAALYRKATELAPRNPKYWTELAKAQFDGKKYDDAEKAWRAAERVAPNEKERAVLTAAREQFEQNRYDLQAAEKARLKKEEQDEIERVKNESLASIRAAEAAANAKGGGVGNRKVEQWWDGPPAVAFSGTLDAVTCRAGGKATLTARGTDGKPVSFIINDPGKIAVFGANQAQIQLSCGPQRPPRRVKIEYVDKPGPKEVVTVELQ; encoded by the coding sequence ATGCGCCCGCGTTCCTCACTCCCCAATCCGAGCCGTGAAGGCGTCATTGCCGACGCCTCGAAACGTGCCCAAGTTGAGCCGCGACCGTCAGGGAGCGGAGGAGTCACCGCAATACTCCAACCAGCCAGCAAACTCCTCCCTCTGCTAGCCCTCCTCCTCCTCACCCTCCCCCTCCACGCCGCCTGGAACGAATCGAAATCCGGACCCTTCATCGTCTACACCGACGCTGGAGACGACCGCGCCCGTGCCGCCCTCTACCACCTGGAACAGTTCCGCTTCATCTTCGGGGAAGCCATCGGCCGCAAGGAACTCACCTCCGTCTGGCCCATCACGGTCATCGTGGCAAAACCCTCGAAAAACCCGCTGCCCCCGCGCATCGGTTTCACCCGCGACGGCTGGCTCGTCACCTGGCCCGCCGGCACTACGCCGCCCGTCGCCTGGTTCCGCCAACTCGCCGTCATGTTCATCGAGGACAACCTCGCCGGCCGCATCCCCGACGAATACGAAGCCGCCATGGCCGACCTCTTCTCCACCATGGAACTCAAGGGCGGCAAAGTCGTCCTGGGTGTGCCGCCACCGCAGGATGCCCGCACCAGAACCTGGGCGCTGCTCCAATACCTGCTCACCAACCCCGAATCCGCCGTCCGCACCAAGGTCCTCCTCTCCAACCTCGCCAACGGAGCCGAACCCGACGCCGCCTTCCGCAACGCCTTCGGCAAGCCCAAAGCCGCCATCGACGCCGAAGTCGAGCAATATCTCAAGACCGGCAACTTCCTCACAGTGACCCTGCCCGGCCGCCCGCTCGACCAGGATCGCGCCTTCACCTTTGTCCCCATGCTGCCCTCCCGCCTCCGAGTCCTGCCCGGCGACGAACTCATGGCCCAGCAAGCTCCGCCCGACAAGGTACGCATCGCCTATCAGAACGCCCAGAACGAGCGCCCCGGCCCGCTAGGCTTCGAGGGCCTTGGCCTTGCCTTGCTCGCAGAAAAGCAGCCCGAAGACGCAAAGAAAGCCCTCCACCAGATGGCGCTCGACACCGAGAACGCCGGAACCCGCGGTCTCTTCGAACTCGGCCTCCTCGAGAAGGACAAAAAGCTCCTGGAGCGCGCCGCCACCCGCAACCCGCGCTGGGCCGAACCCTACGCCCAACTCGCCGCAATGGAGCCCGGCCCCATCCGCAAAGCGGCTCTCTACAGGAAGGCCACCGAACTCGCGCCGCGCAACCCCAAATACTGGACCGAACTCGCCAAGGCCCAATTCGACGGCAAGAAGTACGACGACGCGGAAAAGGCCTGGCGCGCAGCCGAGCGCGTCGCTCCCAATGAGAAAGAGCGCGCCGTCCTCACGGCCGCCCGCGAACAGTTCGAGCAGAACCGCTACGACCTGCAGGCCGCCGAAAAGGCCCGCTTGAAGAAGGAAGAGCAGGACGAGATCGAGCGCGTGAAGAACGAAAGCCTGGCCAGCATCCGCGCCGCCGAAGCCGCCGCCAACGCGAAGGGCGGCGGAGTCGGCAACAGGAAGGTGGAGCAGTGGTGGGACGGCCCCCCTGCTGTCGCTTTCTCGGGAACGCTCGATGCCGTCACCTGCCGGGCCGGGGGCAAGGCCACCCTCACCGCACGAGGCACCGATGGCAAGCCCGTCTCGTTCATCATCAACGACCCCGGCAAAATCGCGGTCTTCGGAGCCAACCAGGCACAGATCCAACTCTCCTGCGGACCGCAGCGCCCCCCTCGCCGTGTGAAAATCGAATATGTGGACAAGCCAGGGCCCAAGGAAGTCGTGACGGTCGAACTCCAGTAA
- a CDS encoding ABC transporter ATP-binding protein — MLPEPGPAIEVTDLRKVYGEKAAVDGLTLRVERGCFFGFLGPNGAGKTTTIRMLMGLAPATSGTIRILGHDMPGDAVAIKSKIGLVPDDTLLFDHLTGGEFIEFVGRMYGLGRPLAHQRTSELLELFELHGAGRKLIGEYSKGMKKRVAMAAALIHRPELYLLDEPFEGVDAVGARLMKDILLDQVRQGATIFLTSHVLEVVERLCDRVAIINQGRIAVDGPLSELRAGVAADPDRPGTPETLEDIFVRVVGGPARASESIDWL, encoded by the coding sequence GTGCTTCCAGAACCCGGGCCCGCCATCGAAGTCACAGACCTGCGTAAGGTTTACGGCGAGAAAGCCGCCGTCGACGGACTCACCCTCCGCGTCGAACGCGGCTGCTTCTTCGGCTTCCTCGGCCCCAATGGCGCCGGCAAAACCACCACCATCCGCATGCTGATGGGCCTCGCGCCCGCCACCTCCGGCACCATCCGCATCCTCGGCCACGATATGCCCGGCGATGCCGTCGCCATCAAAAGCAAAATCGGCCTCGTACCCGACGACACCCTTCTCTTCGATCACCTCACCGGCGGCGAGTTCATTGAATTCGTCGGACGCATGTATGGCCTCGGCCGCCCCCTCGCCCACCAGCGCACCTCCGAACTCCTCGAACTCTTCGAACTCCACGGCGCCGGCCGTAAACTCATCGGCGAATACTCCAAGGGCATGAAGAAACGCGTCGCCATGGCCGCCGCCCTCATCCACCGGCCTGAACTCTACCTCCTCGACGAACCCTTCGAAGGCGTCGACGCCGTCGGCGCCCGCCTCATGAAGGACATCCTCCTCGATCAGGTCCGCCAGGGCGCCACCATCTTCCTCACCTCGCACGTCCTCGAGGTCGTCGAACGCCTCTGCGACCGCGTCGCCATCATCAACCAGGGCCGCATCGCGGTCGACGGCCCTCTCTCCGAACTCCGCGCCGGCGTCGCCGCCGATCCCGACCGCCCCGGCACCCCCGAAACATTGGAAGACATCTTTGTTCGCGTCGTCGGCGGACCGGCCCGCGCCTCCGAATCCATCGACTGGCTGTGA
- a CDS encoding HDOD domain-containing protein, which yields MSPSILHRVSYRELALRSLDKLPPFSPVLNHLIASLADDDVSFARLADVIERDTVLSGNILRLVNSALYGRRGTISSVRAAVSILGINKLRNYLLGLSVSRMWAKVATPPGWSTARFNDHSVSVAILSDLLVQKTKVDFPEGAFVAGLLHDLGRMMIAIALPKEFVMIQNEHRETGQPLEYCEHKLLDVTHSELSSAALTRWNLPVLIQKAVLYHHRSAIDPTVGAQGPLTLSAVVETANSLANEAKHGITDTDEELAEPTAEALKRIGRVDLEEGLMAQFEAELQAVRSQL from the coding sequence GTGAGCCCGAGTATCCTCCACCGCGTGTCCTACCGCGAACTGGCGTTGCGCAGCCTCGACAAGCTGCCGCCGTTCTCGCCAGTGCTCAACCATCTGATTGCGAGCCTGGCGGATGACGATGTGTCGTTTGCGCGGCTGGCGGATGTGATTGAGCGGGATACGGTGCTGTCGGGCAATATTCTGCGGCTGGTGAACTCGGCGTTGTATGGGCGGCGGGGGACGATCAGCAGCGTGCGAGCGGCGGTGTCGATTCTGGGGATCAACAAGCTGCGGAACTACCTGCTGGGGCTGTCGGTGTCGCGGATGTGGGCCAAGGTGGCGACGCCGCCGGGCTGGTCGACGGCGCGGTTCAACGACCACTCGGTGTCGGTGGCGATCCTGTCGGACCTGTTGGTGCAGAAGACCAAGGTGGACTTCCCGGAAGGGGCGTTTGTGGCCGGGCTGCTGCATGACCTGGGTCGCATGATGATTGCGATCGCGCTGCCGAAAGAGTTCGTGATGATCCAGAACGAACACCGGGAGACGGGTCAACCGCTGGAGTATTGCGAGCACAAGTTGCTGGACGTGACGCATTCCGAGCTATCCTCGGCGGCGTTGACGCGCTGGAATCTGCCGGTGCTGATCCAGAAGGCGGTGTTGTATCACCACCGGTCTGCGATTGACCCGACAGTGGGGGCGCAGGGTCCGCTGACGTTGAGTGCGGTGGTGGAGACCGCGAATTCGCTGGCGAATGAGGCGAAGCACGGGATTACGGATACCGATGAGGAGCTGGCGGAGCCGACGGCGGAGGCGCTGAAGCGGATCGGGCGGGTGGATCTGGAAGAGGGGCTGATGGCGCAGTTTGAGGCGGAGTTGCAGGCGGTAAGATCGCAGTTGTAG
- a CDS encoding DUF5076 domain-containing protein: MFGRKPKSDRDLTAPSEVETDPKAREVLRAWVANGGLICALRPETWDDAANWGIVLADVARHIANAVQELHGEEASATLAEIQNVFNAELGEPTDTPTRYFEA; encoded by the coding sequence ATGTTTGGCAGGAAGCCCAAGTCTGACCGCGATCTCACAGCACCTTCGGAGGTGGAGACTGATCCGAAAGCGAGAGAAGTGCTCCGCGCCTGGGTCGCTAATGGAGGGCTGATTTGCGCTCTCCGCCCGGAGACCTGGGACGACGCGGCAAACTGGGGCATAGTACTGGCGGATGTCGCAAGGCACATAGCGAACGCGGTCCAGGAATTGCACGGTGAAGAGGCGTCAGCAACACTTGCCGAGATTCAAAATGTGTTCAACGCAGAACTGGGTGAACCCACCGACACACCCACCAGGTACTTCGAAGCCTGA
- a CDS encoding LamG domain-containing protein: MWKPFVALLASAALMPAADPQARIRQVTRTPGFIALWDFVQRDPQGRFTAHQPPGATADFHLDAINYVHDYWQQGRPATYADFPLLGRGPFGQAIQLRQETDPTFRPCLILPRERLHDTALDVKGPNRSVSMLVWLIRESGNHALAGIWHEGTDLGNGAARVERGKRQYALFAGLAANAGAAAVHVSENGRNSFGDRYARNLAVTPEVLPAVPSDAPAQVLDQSWQLAGFTFDNRKHEVTAYLNGKATEYWIENPQKHPFFQWPAKGWQQAQFHRQPGLQEGEDPSFPADQYYEPPETKLLHREVEQSTPASRRELQTFRYTKVRVTWQREGKGPWRVVQRELVALKANPFWFGHDLYNPRTKEEGGPFTIGRVIHTSKSVGFTGYIGGVAVFDRALTPNQMQRLAEITKPGPIAATR, translated from the coding sequence ATGTGGAAACCCTTCGTAGCCCTGCTGGCCTCCGCCGCCCTCATGCCTGCCGCCGACCCCCAAGCCCGAATCCGCCAGGTAACCCGCACCCCCGGCTTCATAGCCCTCTGGGACTTCGTCCAGCGCGACCCGCAAGGCCGCTTCACGGCCCATCAGCCGCCCGGCGCGACAGCCGACTTCCACCTCGACGCCATCAACTACGTCCACGACTACTGGCAGCAGGGCCGTCCCGCCACCTATGCCGACTTCCCCTTGCTGGGCCGCGGCCCGTTCGGCCAGGCCATCCAGCTCCGCCAGGAAACCGACCCCACCTTCCGCCCCTGCCTGATCCTCCCGCGAGAACGTCTCCACGACACCGCCCTCGACGTGAAAGGCCCGAACCGTTCCGTCTCCATGCTGGTCTGGCTGATCCGCGAAAGCGGCAACCACGCGCTGGCCGGCATCTGGCACGAAGGCACGGACCTGGGCAACGGAGCCGCCCGTGTGGAACGCGGCAAGCGCCAGTACGCCCTCTTCGCCGGACTCGCGGCCAACGCCGGAGCGGCAGCCGTCCACGTCTCCGAAAACGGCCGCAATTCGTTCGGCGACCGCTACGCCCGCAACCTGGCGGTGACGCCCGAGGTCCTACCCGCCGTCCCCTCGGACGCGCCGGCGCAGGTCCTGGACCAGTCGTGGCAGCTAGCCGGCTTCACCTTCGACAACCGGAAGCACGAGGTGACGGCGTACTTGAACGGCAAGGCGACGGAATACTGGATCGAAAATCCGCAAAAGCACCCGTTCTTCCAATGGCCGGCCAAGGGCTGGCAGCAGGCGCAGTTCCACCGTCAGCCGGGCCTACAGGAAGGCGAGGACCCGTCTTTCCCAGCGGACCAGTACTACGAGCCGCCGGAGACCAAACTCCTCCACCGCGAAGTCGAGCAATCGACGCCGGCCAGCCGTAGGGAACTGCAGACCTTTCGCTACACGAAAGTGCGAGTCACGTGGCAAAGGGAAGGGAAAGGCCCCTGGCGAGTAGTCCAACGCGAACTGGTAGCCCTGAAGGCGAATCCCTTCTGGTTCGGCCACGACCTGTACAACCCAAGGACGAAGGAGGAAGGCGGCCCCTTCACGATAGGGCGAGTGATCCACACGTCGAAGAGCGTGGGGTTCACGGGCTACATCGGAGGAGTCGCGGTGTTCGACCGCGCCCTGACGCCCAACCAGATGCAGCGCCTGGCAGAGATCACCAAGCCGGGCCCGATCGCGGCCACGAGGTAG
- a CDS encoding M20/M25/M40 family metallo-hydrolase, with product MTLRLLLLLPFCLAALAAEPDWPKIQAETLKHFQALIRMDTSDPPGNESEAANYVRQVLEAEGIPVKTFTKVPNRPNLVARLKGNGSKRPILIVGHTDVVNIDPSKWKEHGPFSADRAGGYIYGRGTVDDKDNLVSCLMTMVTLKRLGVILDRDVIFLAEAAEEGNSSIGAGFIADEHWAEIDAEFCLAEGGGAMRRGGKLISVNIMTSEKIPARAVLKTSGTAGHGSVPRLDNAIARLSSAVEKAANWQPPMKLNDTTRTYFERLATVSGPEQAARYNGLANPDRSAAIQEYMRANEPAHYSMLRTSISPTIFHAGYRNNVIPAAAEATLDIRALPGEDLDAFFAELKRKIGDDQVEIQRQPLGRPASPVSRLDTEMFKTLEAMQRKHYPGAVTLPSMLTGATDMSYFRAKGMQCYGVGPLLDVEELEKGYGAHSDQERILEDELYRFLRFQYDAVVAVSAHN from the coding sequence ATGACCCTTCGGCTCCTTCTCCTCCTGCCCTTCTGCCTGGCCGCCCTCGCCGCCGAGCCCGATTGGCCGAAGATCCAGGCCGAAACCCTCAAACACTTCCAGGCCCTCATCCGCATGGACACCAGCGACCCGCCCGGCAACGAGTCTGAGGCCGCCAACTACGTCAGGCAGGTCTTGGAAGCCGAAGGCATCCCCGTTAAGACCTTCACCAAGGTACCCAACCGCCCCAATCTCGTCGCCCGCCTGAAAGGCAACGGCTCCAAGCGCCCCATCCTGATCGTCGGCCACACCGATGTCGTCAACATCGACCCCTCCAAGTGGAAGGAGCACGGCCCCTTCTCAGCCGACCGCGCCGGCGGCTACATCTACGGCCGCGGCACCGTCGACGACAAGGACAACCTCGTCTCCTGCCTCATGACCATGGTCACTTTGAAGCGCCTCGGCGTCATCCTCGACCGCGACGTCATCTTCCTCGCCGAAGCCGCCGAAGAGGGCAACTCCTCCATCGGAGCCGGTTTCATCGCCGACGAGCACTGGGCCGAGATCGACGCCGAATTCTGCCTTGCCGAAGGCGGCGGAGCCATGCGCCGCGGCGGCAAGCTCATCTCCGTCAACATCATGACGTCTGAGAAGATCCCGGCCCGCGCCGTCCTCAAGACCAGCGGCACCGCCGGACACGGCTCCGTCCCACGCCTCGACAACGCCATCGCCCGCCTCTCCAGCGCCGTGGAGAAGGCCGCCAATTGGCAGCCGCCCATGAAGCTGAACGACACCACGCGCACCTACTTCGAGCGCCTGGCTACGGTGAGTGGACCCGAGCAGGCCGCGCGCTACAACGGCCTCGCCAATCCCGACCGCTCCGCCGCCATCCAGGAGTACATGCGCGCCAACGAACCCGCCCACTACTCCATGCTCCGCACGTCCATCTCGCCCACCATCTTCCACGCCGGCTACCGCAACAACGTGATCCCGGCCGCCGCCGAAGCGACGCTCGACATCCGAGCCCTGCCCGGCGAGGATCTCGACGCCTTCTTCGCCGAGCTCAAACGCAAGATCGGCGACGACCAGGTGGAGATCCAGCGCCAACCGCTGGGCCGTCCGGCGTCTCCTGTCTCGCGGCTCGACACCGAGATGTTCAAGACGCTCGAAGCCATGCAGCGCAAGCACTATCCCGGAGCCGTGACCCTGCCCAGCATGCTCACCGGAGCCACGGACATGTCCTACTTCCGGGCCAAAGGCATGCAGTGCTACGGAGTAGGACCGCTGCTGGACGTCGAGGAACTGGAGAAGGGCTACGGCGCCCACTCCGACCAGGAGCGCATCCTGGAAGACGAGCTCTACCGCTTCCTGCGCTTCCAATACGACGCCGTGGTGGCGGTGTCCGCGCACAACTGA
- a CDS encoding beta strand repeat-containing protein: protein MKSFAARFLILCAMFCAAWPAVAQTRIQKVSGDGQLVLLFYSPTQPLVVQVVDGAGRPVAGKSVKWTDVGGISYASPSTTTTDSNGLASLQFVAGGSFSAGVGFLSYTVTATTDIGSTNFSIVSYPFQTGAANYQPLVDFLKPLQGAPITLKAGERVADAARIVVSTSGANGGSAGLPMPGVGLSVRTVNQDPLAGPVASCTGGTVLTGADGVASCEILASGTPGTTDLIIDVGAYRTQTIHLTMLPGDPTPTITQGNNQSGLPGQPLPVQLVARITDSLNNPVAGKAVQWSVVTPGSASLTNTVSTSDTSGYVSANVLLGSTPGSFQVQLAVGTNTVLFNFVVQGTVPVFTISTASLPNGVVGGAYNQTLAATGGTPPYTWTLASSGLPPGLTLNPNGTLTGTISTAGSYGFTVRATDSTGLQTTRSFSISTASGLAITTTTLPTASLGAAYFQTLAAAGGTPPYTWNLYSGSIVASVMPPGLSLSNTGVISGTPTAAGNYGPTVRVVDSAGHEAYQTYAFTVAAGVVISTASLPNGAVGAAYSQTLAAAGGTAPYLWTLLAGTMPPGLGVSPSGVLSGTPTVNGVFNFTLRVADAISASTTKAFTLVISGAALTVTTASLPNGTPGIQYSQTLAASGGTTPYTWSLASGTLTPGLQLSAAGAITGVPTAAGTSTFSVRVTDAAGGSATANYIITVGAVIQITTPSALPNGSVGAAYSTQLTVQGGTAPFTWALNSGAMPPGLMITTAGVLSGQPTTTGNFFFSVRVSDSTGVFATASMTLTVDPAGVAPRAGVISQVASGGGWKTTLSLLNVGAAAAPVKVQFMAEDGTLLDLPMTVTQAGASVTQASGPVTTTLAPNATLLIETEAPISTTTVGWADVQSTGTLAGYAIFRQRGGDGRDSEGTSPLESKGRTGVLVTYDNSIGFSTGIALVNLSTGQASITAIQRDDSGAELSRDTILLPANGHTSFSVTDRYPSLAGRRGVVEFQSDQTAGITALGLRFSPTLSFTSIPVAVRP, encoded by the coding sequence ATGAAATCTTTCGCCGCGCGTTTCCTAATCCTCTGCGCAATGTTTTGTGCTGCCTGGCCCGCCGTGGCCCAGACACGCATCCAGAAGGTCTCCGGTGACGGGCAGCTGGTCCTCCTTTTCTACTCCCCCACCCAGCCGCTGGTCGTCCAGGTTGTGGACGGCGCGGGTCGGCCCGTAGCCGGAAAAAGCGTGAAGTGGACCGACGTTGGCGGCATCAGCTATGCCAGCCCCAGCACCACCACTACCGACTCGAACGGACTGGCGTCCCTGCAGTTCGTCGCCGGCGGATCCTTCTCGGCCGGTGTCGGCTTCCTCTCCTACACCGTCACCGCCACCACCGATATCGGCAGCACGAACTTCTCCATCGTGTCGTACCCCTTCCAGACCGGCGCGGCCAACTACCAGCCCCTGGTCGACTTCCTCAAGCCCCTGCAGGGCGCGCCCATTACCTTGAAGGCCGGTGAACGCGTGGCCGACGCCGCGCGCATCGTCGTCTCCACCAGCGGCGCCAACGGCGGCTCCGCCGGCCTGCCCATGCCCGGAGTCGGGCTCTCCGTCCGCACCGTCAACCAGGATCCTCTCGCCGGCCCGGTAGCCTCGTGCACCGGCGGCACCGTCCTCACCGGAGCCGACGGCGTCGCCTCCTGCGAGATCCTGGCCAGCGGTACACCCGGCACGACGGATCTCATCATCGACGTCGGCGCCTACCGCACCCAGACCATCCACCTCACGATGCTGCCCGGCGATCCCACGCCCACCATCACGCAGGGCAACAACCAGTCCGGCCTGCCCGGCCAGCCGCTGCCCGTCCAACTGGTGGCGCGCATCACCGATTCGCTGAACAATCCCGTCGCCGGCAAGGCCGTCCAGTGGTCCGTCGTCACGCCCGGTTCGGCCTCCCTGACGAACACGGTCTCCACCTCCGACACGTCGGGCTATGTCTCCGCCAACGTCCTGCTGGGCTCTACGCCCGGCTCCTTCCAGGTCCAACTGGCCGTCGGCACCAACACGGTCCTGTTCAATTTCGTAGTCCAGGGCACCGTGCCGGTCTTCACCATCTCCACGGCAAGCCTGCCCAACGGCGTGGTCGGCGGTGCGTACAACCAGACTCTCGCCGCCACCGGCGGAACTCCTCCCTATACCTGGACCCTCGCCTCCTCGGGCCTCCCGCCCGGCCTGACTCTGAATCCCAACGGCACCCTCACCGGCACCATCAGCACGGCCGGTTCCTACGGCTTCACCGTGCGCGCCACCGATAGCACTGGACTCCAGACGACGCGCAGCTTCTCCATCTCGACCGCCTCCGGGCTGGCCATCACCACCACCACCCTGCCCACCGCGTCGCTCGGGGCCGCTTACTTCCAAACCCTCGCCGCCGCCGGCGGCACTCCGCCCTACACCTGGAATCTCTACTCCGGCTCCATCGTCGCCAGCGTCATGCCCCCGGGCCTCTCGCTCAGCAATACCGGCGTCATCTCCGGCACGCCCACCGCCGCCGGCAACTACGGGCCCACCGTCCGTGTCGTCGATTCCGCCGGTCATGAGGCCTACCAGACCTACGCGTTTACCGTAGCCGCCGGCGTCGTCATCTCCACCGCCTCGCTCCCCAATGGGGCTGTTGGCGCTGCCTACAGCCAGACTCTCGCCGCCGCCGGTGGCACGGCCCCCTACCTCTGGACCCTGCTCGCCGGCACCATGCCGCCCGGCCTCGGCGTCTCCCCCTCCGGCGTCCTCAGCGGCACGCCCACGGTCAACGGCGTCTTCAACTTCACCCTGCGCGTGGCTGACGCCATCTCCGCCTCCACCACCAAGGCCTTCACACTGGTGATCAGCGGAGCCGCCCTCACCGTCACCACCGCCTCGCTGCCCAACGGCACGCCCGGCATCCAGTACTCCCAAACCCTGGCGGCCTCCGGCGGCACGACGCCCTATACCTGGTCGCTTGCCTCCGGCACGCTCACTCCCGGACTGCAGCTCTCAGCGGCCGGCGCCATCACCGGAGTCCCGACTGCCGCCGGCACCTCCACCTTCAGCGTGCGAGTCACTGATGCCGCGGGCGGCAGCGCCACGGCGAACTACATCATCACCGTGGGCGCGGTCATTCAGATCACGACTCCCTCCGCACTGCCCAACGGCTCCGTCGGCGCTGCTTACTCCACCCAGCTCACGGTGCAAGGCGGAACCGCGCCCTTCACCTGGGCCTTGAACTCCGGAGCCATGCCCCCCGGCCTCATGATCACCACCGCCGGAGTCCTTTCCGGCCAGCCCACCACCACCGGCAACTTCTTCTTCTCGGTCCGCGTCAGCGACTCCACCGGAGTCTTCGCCACCGCCTCCATGACCCTCACGGTCGATCCCGCCGGTGTCGCGCCGCGCGCGGGTGTCATCTCCCAGGTCGCCTCCGGAGGCGGTTGGAAGACCACCCTCAGCCTGCTGAACGTCGGCGCCGCCGCGGCCCCCGTGAAGGTGCAGTTCATGGCGGAAGACGGCACCCTGCTCGACCTGCCCATGACCGTCACCCAGGCCGGCGCCTCCGTCACGCAGGCCAGCGGCCCCGTCACCACCACCCTGGCGCCCAACGCTACCCTGTTGATTGAAACCGAGGCGCCCATCTCGACCACCACCGTCGGTTGGGCCGATGTCCAAAGCACCGGCACGTTGGCGGGCTACGCCATCTTCCGCCAGCGCGGCGGCGATGGCCGCGACTCCGAAGGCACCTCGCCACTGGAGTCCAAAGGCCGCACCGGGGTTCTGGTGACCTACGACAACTCCATCGGCTTCTCGACCGGCATCGCCCTGGTGAATCTATCGACGGGCCAGGCCTCGATCACCGCCATCCAGCGCGACGACTCCGGAGCCGAACTCTCCCGCGACACCATCCTGCTGCCCGCGAACGGCCACACGTCGTTCTCCGTCACAGACCGCTACCCGTCCCTCGCCGGCCGCCGCGGCGTCGTCGAGTTCCAAAGCGACCAGACCGCCGGCATCACCGCCCTCGGCCTGCGCTTCAGCCCCACGCTGAGCTTCACGTCGATCCCGGTCGCAGTCAGGCCGTAA